The following nucleotide sequence is from Deinococcus planocerae.
CGCCCGCGGCGAAGTGCTGCACGAAGGAACGCAGCCGCTCGCCCGGCGTCCGGAAGGTGGCGGCCACCCCGCCGAACATGGTGGCTGCCACGGGAATCAGCGTAAGAGACAGGATTTGCGCGGTGAGAACGCTCAAGAGGGGGCGCTCTCTCCCCGCAGGGCCGCCAGAATCTGGGGGCGCTGGTCGTCGAAGGGACCGTAAAAGGCCTGCTCGCCGATGACGGTGACGGGGGCGATGCGGACCTGAGCCCTGGCCTGCATCTCGGCCAGGGCCTGCGGGTCCCCGCGCACGTTCTTCTCGGTGAAGGTGGCGCCCTGGTGGATCAGCAGCCGCTTGATGGCCTGGCAGTCCGCGCAGTTCGGGACGGTGTAGAGCGTGATCTCGAGCATGGTTCAGGCCCGGCTGGGGGTCGGGGCGGCGGTGACGCTGCGGGGGGCGGCGGGACCACTCCCCTTCCAGCGCAGCAGGCGCAGGGCGTTCGCCGTAACGATGGCGGTGGCGCCCGTGTCGGCCAGAATCGCCATCCACAGGTTGGTGTAGCCCAGCAGGGTCGTGACCAGGAAGATCGCCTTGAGGCCCAGCGCGAAGGCGATGTTCACCTTGATATTCTGCATGGTCGCCCGGGACAGCGCCACCAGGTCCGCCACGCCGGTGACCCGCTCACGCAGCAGGGCGGCGTCGGCGGTCTCCAGGGCCACGTCGGTGCCGCCGCCCATCGCAATGCCCACGTCCGACTGGGCCAGGGCGGGGGCGTCGTTGATGCCGTCCCCCACCATCGCCACCCCGCCCCGGGCCTTCAAGTCCGCGATCAGGCGCAGCTTGTCTTCAGGCAGCAGTTCGGCCCGCACGTCCATGCCCAAGTCGGAGGCGATGGCCTGCCCGGTGCGGGCGTTGTCCCCGGTGAGCATCACGGTCTGCACGCCCAGCCCGCGGAGTTGCGCGACGGCCTCCCGGGCGTCGGGCCGCGGCTCGTCGCGGATGGCGATGACGCCGAGGGGGGCCTGCCCGTCCAGCAGCACCACGGCGGTCCGGCCCTGCCCCTCGAAGGTCTCGATGCGGGCGCTCAGGTCGGCGGGGAGGGTCGTCAGGGTCGCGGCGTACCGGGGGGAGCTGACGCTCAGCGTGCGGCCCTCGACGGTGGCGGTCACGGCCTTGCCCGGGATGGCCTGGGCGTTCACGGCGGCGGGGAGGGTGAGCTTGCTCCCCTTCGCGGCGTCGGTGATGGCCTTGGCCAGCGGGTGGCTGCTGCCCGACTCCACGGCGGCGGCGAGGCGCAGGACCTCGCCTTGGTCTTGCCCCACCACGTCGGTCACGCGCGGCTTCCCGGCGGTCAGCGTCCCGGTCTTGTCGAACGCGACCGTCTTGACGCTCCCGATGCTCTCCAGCGCGGCCCCGCCCTTGATCAGCAGCCCACGGCGGGTTCCCGCGCTGATGCCGCTGGTGATGGCGGCGGGCACGCTCAGCACCAGGGCGCAGGGGCAACCGATCAGCAGCAGGGCGATCCCCTTGTAGAGCCAGGGGTGCCACTGGGCACCGAAGAACAGGGGCGGAACCAAGGCGACCAGGGCGGACACCGCCACCACCCCCGGGGTGTAGTACCGGCTGAAGCGGTCGATGAAGCGCGCGGTGGGCGCCTTGCTGCCCTCGGCCTCCTCGACCATATGGATGATCCGGGCGATGGTGTTGTCGCTGGCCGCCTTGTCCACCCGCACGGTCAGCACCCCGTCGGTGTTGATGCTGCCCGCGTAGACGGTGTTCCCGGCGCTCTTCACGACTGGGACGCTCTCCCCCGTCACGGGGCTGTCGTCGAGACTGGAGGTGCCGCTCAGGATGGTGCCGTCGGCGGGCACCCGCGCCCCGGGGTTCACCTGCACGGTCTGCCCGACCCGCAGGGCGTCGGCAGGCACCTCGCGGGTGCCCTGGCCCTCGACCAGCAGGGCCGTCTTGGGAGCCAGCGCCGCGAGCGCCTGAATCCCGGCGCGGGCCCGCCCGGCGGCGACGCCCTCCAGGAGTTCTCCCACCGCGAAGAAGAACACGACGACGGCGCCCTCGGCCGCCTCGCCGATCAGGATGGCGCCAATGGCGGCGAGACTCACCAGCGTGTTGATGCTGAAGTAGTCACCGAAGCGGGCACTCGCCACCGCCTTCTTCGCCAGCGGCCACACGCCCAGCAGAGTCGCGGCGATAAAACCGACGGTGGCGAATTGAGGCTCGATAAAGCCGAACAGCCAGGCCAGGGCGAGCAGCACGCCGGAGGTCACGACCAGCTTGCCCTGCCCGGTCGCGTACCAGGGCTGACCCGGTTTGGGAATCTCGTGGGTGTGACCATGACCCCCGTGGTCGTGATCGTGGCTGCCGTGATCGTGGTCGTGGTGGTCATGCCCCGCGTGGTCATGGCCCTCGTGGCTCTTGGCGGCGGACGGAGAGGCCGCTCCTCCCTGCAGGGAAGGGGTGTAGCCCAGGGACTGCAGGTTGCGCTCCAGCAGGGCGCGAGGGGTCTGGCGCTCGTCGAGGTCGAGTTCCAGGGTCTGCTTGCTGAAGCTGGTCTTCACGCCGCTCGCGCCAGGCACGGTGGCCATCATGCGTTCGACCTTCTGCACGCAACTCGCGCAGTCCATCCCGTCCACGAAGTAGGTCAGGTGGGAGAGGTCCTCCATCGGGGTGGGGGGGGCGGCACGGCTCAGCAATTCAGGCGCGTAGCCCAGCGCCTGGAGATTTCGTTCCAGGGTCGTGCGTGAAGTCCGGGTCTCGTCGAGGTCCAGGTCGAGCGTCTGCTTGTTGAAACTCGTTTTGACGCCGCTCGCGCCGGGCAGCGTGGCCATCATGCGCTCGACTTTCTGCACGCAACTCGCGCAGTCCATCCCGTCCACGAAGTAGGTCAGGTGAGCGGTCTCCGGCAAAGGGGCATCTGGGCGGGGGGGTGAGGCCGTCATGGGTTCAGTATACCTGAGTGGGCGTTCATATGTAAGTCTGTTCAGGCATAAAGCGGGGTTGACAGGAGACTCATTTCCGCCTCGGAAAGAAGAACGTACGCTGTCTGGACAGGAGGCACCCGATGACGATGCAGTCGCAGATCAAGCCAGGCATGCCGGTGAAGTGTGCGGACGGAATGGACCACGGCCAGGTGGACGGCGTGGACGGGGAGTACATCAAGCTCTCCGGGGGCGATTCCGCACAGCCGCACTGGCTGCCCATGAGTGCCGTGGACCATGTGGATCAGCACGTCCACCTGAACCTGGGCCACGAACAGGTCCACCAGGAGTGGCTGAGTGAGGACCCCCATCCCGAACACCGCCAGTGATCCGTCAAGAGATCAGTGCCCGGGGACGTCTGTCCGGACGTCCCCAGGCCATCCTGAGAGAGGTCGGCGGTGTCCCTTCTGCGGTCGGCGCAATAAAGGGGAGAGGTCGAACTCTCAACCGCCCTATTAAACCCACCGGATGACCGGAACCCTGTCGTTCGCCACGCTGACACGCTCAACGAGGCAAAGGTATGGTCCGGCCAGGCATCAGGTCTTGGTCCCCGGAGAGGCCATTCAGAGGTGAGGTTGTCGGTTGGCACTCTTCGACGCCTTGCAGAGGCCCTCAATCGTGGTGACGGCGGTGGTGCCCCCCATGCTCGTCATGCTGTCCCCGGTCATGCCGGTCCTCGTGGTGGCGGTCGCGCTCGTGATGCTGGTCGT
It contains:
- a CDS encoding DUF2171 domain-containing protein yields the protein MTMQSQIKPGMPVKCADGMDHGQVDGVDGEYIKLSGGDSAQPHWLPMSAVDHVDQHVHLNLGHEQVHQEWLSEDPHPEHRQ
- a CDS encoding heavy metal translocating P-type ATPase, whose protein sequence is MTASPPRPDAPLPETAHLTYFVDGMDCASCVQKVERMMATLPGASGVKTSFNKQTLDLDLDETRTSRTTLERNLQALGYAPELLSRAAPPTPMEDLSHLTYFVDGMDCASCVQKVERMMATVPGASGVKTSFSKQTLELDLDERQTPRALLERNLQSLGYTPSLQGGAASPSAAKSHEGHDHAGHDHHDHDHGSHDHDHGGHGHTHEIPKPGQPWYATGQGKLVVTSGVLLALAWLFGFIEPQFATVGFIAATLLGVWPLAKKAVASARFGDYFSINTLVSLAAIGAILIGEAAEGAVVVFFFAVGELLEGVAAGRARAGIQALAALAPKTALLVEGQGTREVPADALRVGQTVQVNPGARVPADGTILSGTSSLDDSPVTGESVPVVKSAGNTVYAGSINTDGVLTVRVDKAASDNTIARIIHMVEEAEGSKAPTARFIDRFSRYYTPGVVAVSALVALVPPLFFGAQWHPWLYKGIALLLIGCPCALVLSVPAAITSGISAGTRRGLLIKGGAALESIGSVKTVAFDKTGTLTAGKPRVTDVVGQDQGEVLRLAAAVESGSSHPLAKAITDAAKGSKLTLPAAVNAQAIPGKAVTATVEGRTLSVSSPRYAATLTTLPADLSARIETFEGQGRTAVVLLDGQAPLGVIAIRDEPRPDAREAVAQLRGLGVQTVMLTGDNARTGQAIASDLGMDVRAELLPEDKLRLIADLKARGGVAMVGDGINDAPALAQSDVGIAMGGGTDVALETADAALLRERVTGVADLVALSRATMQNIKVNIAFALGLKAIFLVTTLLGYTNLWMAILADTGATAIVTANALRLLRWKGSGPAAPRSVTAAPTPSRA
- a CDS encoding glutaredoxin family protein, producing the protein MLEITLYTVPNCADCQAIKRLLIHQGATFTEKNVRGDPQALAEMQARAQVRIAPVTVIGEQAFYGPFDDQRPQILAALRGESAPS